The genomic region TTTGCGAGCGGCGGGTGACCAGGGCGCGGGCAGCGGAGTTGGGCCGGTAGTCCAGCTCACGGATGGCGGCGAGCACCCGCTCCCGGGTGCCGGGCCGCACGTGCGGGGCGCCGTTGAGAACCCGGGACACCGTCTGGTGGGACACGCCGGCCAATTTCGCCACGTCCGCCATCACAGGCTGGCGCCGCTCGGTCCCGGCACTGTCGTTTCCCACGTGCACTTCCCTCCTCGACTCCGGGCTACGGTACGCCACCGACCGCCGACGAAGGCTGCGCGGGCGTGCACGGAGGCAAGCCCGTGCGGCGCAGGGCCACCAGCCCGTGGGCACGGACGCCGCGGCCCGCAGCCGGCCACTCCGAGAGTTGCCCACCGCCCAGCCCGCGGGCCAGGACAGAGTGGCTGATCGCCTGTGCCGCTGTAACCCAATGGTGATCCGAACAGACCCTTGACGACACAGTTGTGAGCGTTAACACTCAGGTATCGCCAGGCCGGAGCCGCTGCATCCCCGACTTCACGCAGCGCGAGTAAACGGCTCCCGCCCGGCCCCGCTCGACCGCTTCCGGTCGCCCAGCCGGGTCGCACCGTGCCGGTCGCGGAACATCACTGGAGGAACTGTGCGGAAGCTTTCAGCGGGCCTTGCCACCGTGGGTCTCACGCTGTCGCTGGCAGCCTGCGGCCAGAGCGCCAACGGAGCGGGCGACGGCGGGGACGGCGGGGACGCCAAAGGGGGCCTCATCGGCATCGCGATGCCGACCAAGTCGTCGGAGCGCTGGATCAACGACGGCACCAACATGGTCAAGGAGTTCCAGGCCAAGGGTTACAAGACCGACCTCCAGTACGGCGACAACGTCGTGGAGAACCAGGTCTCCCAGGTGGAGAACATGATCACCAAGGGGGCCAAACTGCTGGTGATCGCCCCCATCGACGGTTCCTCGCTCACCAACGTGCTGCAGAAGGCCGCCGACGCCCACGTAGCCGTCATCTCCTACGACCGGCTGATCCGCGGCACCGGGAACGTCGACTACTACGCAACCTTCGACAACTACAAGGTCGGCTTCCTCCAGGGCAAGTACATCGTCGACAAGCTCGATCTCAAGGGCGGCAAGGGCCCCTTCAACATCGAGCTGTTCGCCGGCTCACCGGACGACAACAACGCCACCTTCTTCTACAACGGTGCGATGAGCGTCCTCAAGCCGTACGTCGACGACAAGAAGCTGGTCGTGCAGAGCGGCCAAACCTCCTTCAACCAGATCGCCACACTGCGCTGGGACGGCGGTCTCGCCCAGTCCCGGATGGACAACCTGCTGAGCAAGTCGTACACCGCCGCCCGCGTCGACGCCGTGCTCTCGCCGTACGACGGCATCTCGATCGGCATCATCTCGTCACTCAAGGGCGTCGGCTACGGCACCGGTCAGTCACTGCCCGTCGTCACGGGCCAGGACGCCGAGCTGGCGTCGGTGAAGTCGATCATCGCGGGCGAGCAGACCCAGAGCGTCTACAAGGACACCCGCCAACTGGCCAAGGCCGCAGTCCAGATGGGCGACGCGCTGCTGACCGGAGGCAAGCCCGAGGTCAACGACACCGGCCAGTACGACAACGGCGTCAAGACCGTACCGGCGCAGCTGCTCCAGCCGGTCAGCGTCGACAAGGAGAACTACCAGAAGGTCCTGGTGGACGGCGGCCAGTACACCGCGGACCAGCTCAAGTAGCCCACGGGGCCCGACCGACGGGTCCGGCGACACCGAACCGGCGGTGCGACGCCCGGGAGACCGCCCGGCACCGCACCGCCCCGACGATACGGATGCACAACCATGGCCCGACCCGTTCTCGAGATGCGGTCGATCAGCAAGACGTTCCCCGGCGTCAGGGCGCTCTCCGAGGTCAACCTGACCGTCGCCGCCGGGGAGGTGCACGCCATCTGCGGTGAGAACGGCGCCGGCAAGTCCACCTTGATGAAGGTGCTCAGCGGGGTCTACCCGGCCGGTGGTTATGAAGGCGAGATCTACTTCGAAGGCGAGCCCTGCCGGTTCAAGGACATCAGGGCCAGCGAGCAGCGCGGCATCGTCATCATCCACCAAGAGCTCGCGCTGGTCCCCTACCTGTCCATCGCCGAGAACATCTTCCTCGGCAACGAACACGCCACCCGGGGCGTCATCAGCTGGCACCGGACGCTGACCCACGCCGCCGCACTGACCCGGCAGGTCGGACTCGACGAGAGCCCGCACACCAGGATCGCCGATCTCGGCGTCGGCAAACAGCAGTTGGTCGAGATCGCCAAGGCACTCGCCAAGAAGGTCAAGCTGCTCATCCTGGACGAGCCGACGGCCGCCCTGAACGACGAGGACAGCCGCAAGCTGCTCGACCTGATCCTCGAACTCAAGGCGCAGGGCATCGCGTGCATCCTCATCTCGCACAAGCTGAACGAGATCGCCCGGGTCGCCGATGCCGTCACCATCCTGCGTGACGGCCGGACCATCGAGACCATCGCGATCGGTTCCGAGGGCATCTCCGAGGAGCGGATCATCCGCGGCATGGTCGGCCGCGACCTGGAACACCGCTACCCCGAGCGCGTCCCGGCGACCGGCGAGGTGGCCTTCGAGATCGAGGACTGGAGCGTCCGGCACCCGATCGACCACCGGCGGAGGGTGGTCGACGGCGCCTCGCTGAACGTCCGTCGAGGCGAGATCGTCGGCATCGCCGGCCTCAT from Streptomyces sp. NBC_00190 harbors:
- the chvE gene encoding multiple monosaccharide ABC transporter substrate-binding protein; the protein is MRKLSAGLATVGLTLSLAACGQSANGAGDGGDGGDAKGGLIGIAMPTKSSERWINDGTNMVKEFQAKGYKTDLQYGDNVVENQVSQVENMITKGAKLLVIAPIDGSSLTNVLQKAADAHVAVISYDRLIRGTGNVDYYATFDNYKVGFLQGKYIVDKLDLKGGKGPFNIELFAGSPDDNNATFFYNGAMSVLKPYVDDKKLVVQSGQTSFNQIATLRWDGGLAQSRMDNLLSKSYTAARVDAVLSPYDGISIGIISSLKGVGYGTGQSLPVVTGQDAELASVKSIIAGEQTQSVYKDTRQLAKAAVQMGDALLTGGKPEVNDTGQYDNGVKTVPAQLLQPVSVDKENYQKVLVDGGQYTADQLK
- the mmsA gene encoding multiple monosaccharide ABC transporter ATP-binding protein — its product is MARPVLEMRSISKTFPGVRALSEVNLTVAAGEVHAICGENGAGKSTLMKVLSGVYPAGGYEGEIYFEGEPCRFKDIRASEQRGIVIIHQELALVPYLSIAENIFLGNEHATRGVISWHRTLTHAAALTRQVGLDESPHTRIADLGVGKQQLVEIAKALAKKVKLLILDEPTAALNDEDSRKLLDLILELKAQGIACILISHKLNEIARVADAVTILRDGRTIETIAIGSEGISEERIIRGMVGRDLEHRYPERVPATGEVAFEIEDWSVRHPIDHRRRVVDGASLNVRRGEIVGIAGLMGAGRTELAMSVFGRSYGQWTGGRVRLHGREIRTRTVPEAIGHGIAYVTEDRKQLGLNLNDDISRNISLSSLGKVARRGWVNRHEEARIAESFRRTMNIKAPSVFAETGKLSGGNQQKVVLSKWIFAEPEVLILDEPTRGIDIGAKAEIYTVIAELAAQGKTVLVISSELPELLGLCDRIYTMAEGRITGEVTRADATQESLMRLMTMSAAYPDKQV